From the Solea senegalensis isolate Sse05_10M linkage group LG16, IFAPA_SoseM_1, whole genome shotgun sequence genome, one window contains:
- the nat8 gene encoding probable N-acetyltransferase CML1, which translates to MYQQPSLGLTQTNTNGLCDFHSLLCPQHIYTALSGVQTKQSWAMADFHIRKYRDEDEEAVKETFTLGMSEHVPSSFMLVLKQPPTQMVLMCVFCALLTSSKSFLLPILAVTLLLAAVRQAVVYMFKKYIDTCLRIDLKNIGETYLKQKDSCFWVAESDGRVVGTVGCLPAETVPGCLELKRMSVCRSHRRMGIAKALCRTVVDFSCERGCPAVILYTSVVQTDAQKLYENMGFEKMREFVVSELVAKIMNFTLFEYRLDLKREGQRN; encoded by the exons ATGTATCAGCAGCCTAGCCTCGGGCTaacgcagacaaacacaaacggGCTTTGTGACTTTCACTCACTTCTTTGCCCACAGCACATCTACACAGCGCTGTCTGGCGTCCAGACAAAACAG AGTTGGGCCATGGCTGATTTTCACATCCGGAAATATCGTGATGAAGACGAGGAGGCAGTGAAGGAGACCTTCACCTTGGGGATGAGCGAGCATGTGCCTTCATCCTTCATGCTTGTCCTGAAACAGCCACCGACGCAGATGGTGCTCATGTGCGTGTTCTGTGCTCTCTTGACCAGCTCAAAGTCCTTCCTGCTGCCCATCCTGGCTGTCACTCTGTTGCTGGCCGCAGTGCGACAGGCAGTCGTCTACATGTTTAAGAAATACATCGACACCTGCCTCAGGATTGACCTCAAGAACATCGGCGAGACCTACCTGAAGCAGAAGGACTCGTGTTTTTGGGTGGCTGAAAGCGACGGCCGGGTCGTCGGCACAGTGGGGTGCCTCCCTGCTGAGACGGTGCCTGGATGCTTGGAGCTGAAACGCATGTCTGTTTGCCGCAGTCACCGCAGGATGGGCATTGCTAAGGCTCTGTGTCGGACAGTAGTGGACTTCTCCTGTGAGAGGGGATGTCCTGCAGTCATCCTGTACACCTCTGTGGTGCAGACAGATGCTCAGAAGCTCTATGAGAACATGGGCTTTGAGAAGATGAgagagtttgttgtgtctgagcTTGTAGCCAAAATCATGAACTTCACTTTGTTTGAGTACAGACTGGATTTAAAGAGAGAAGGTCAAAGAAACTGA